The genomic interval CTGAACGGGCGTTGTGGTTTCGGGGTGCGCTGCGCTTGGCGTGGTGTTGAGCTCGAGGAAGCCGGTGTCGACGCCATTGCGCTCGAGGAACGCCTTCACGTTGACGATCTGGGTCTTGATCGTGCCGGACAGCGCCTTGGCCTGCTGGCTGATGGTGTTGCCGCCAAGAAACGCCACGCCGATCGTCAGGCTGGTCAGAACCAGGCAGATCAGCGCCAGACGTAGGCCATGTGGCCCGCCGACCAGCTTACCCGTGAGCTCGGTCAGCGCATTGAGGAAGACGCCGAACAGCACGCCCGCAAAGATCAGGAATAGCGTGCCGGCGAACTGCCACGAAGCATAGAGCAGCGCCGCGAACGACACGGTTGCAATGCCCCCGAGGGCGATCGCCCAAGCGAGATCTGTACGGGACGGAGTGCGATCGAGAAGGGGGGCGGTCACAGGCGGTCCTTTCACTCTGCGGCGCAGTGTTCCGCGAATCGGCGTGCGGGGGCAAGCGTGCGATGAAGAGCGTTGAGTGCGGCGGCGGCGGCTGGTGGACCGAAAAAGCCTTAACCATCAATCGATCAAGTTTGAGCGGTCCCATTTTCGCCGTGTTCGCTGTGCGATATGGTCCCAACCGATGCCGGAATGGGCGTGCATCGGTCGCGGCTGGGGAAGCGCCGAGTTGGGCGCGGGCTGCGGGAATGGTATTCGGGGACTCATGGGGATTCGCGAGCGAGATTCCAAAGGCCGTGCCGCGCGTGTCGTGGTCGCTGCGGGTGCCTGCCTTGTCCTTGCCAATTGTGCCCAGAACGGCCAATTCAGCCGGCTTGATCCGAAATACGGCGTGTCGTCGAGCCCGCGCGTGGTTGCTTTCGGCGAGCCCGTGCCGAAGGGCGGCGGCACCTATCGGGTCGGCAAGCCATACGTGGTTGCCGGCCGCACCTACGTTCCTGAAGAGAATCCGCATTACCGCGCCGAAGGCTTGGCCTCTTGGTACGGCGATGACTTTCATGGCCGGCTGACGGCCAACGGCGAAGTGTTCGACATGGCGTCGCTGTCGGCGGCGCATCCGACCCTGCCGATCCCGAGCTACGCCCGGGTGACCAATATGGCCAACGGCCGGTCGCTGATCGTGCGGATCAACGACCGCGGCCCGTATCACGGCAACCGGCTCATCGACGTTTCGAACAAAGCCGCCGAACTGCTTGAATTCAAACACAGAGGCACCGCGAAGGTGCGGGTCGAATATGTCGGCCGGGCGCCCCTCGAAGGCTCCGACGACCGGCAGTTGATCGCGACGCTGCGTCAGGGCGAACCGGCCCCGGCGCCCACAGGCGTCCGCATCGCGTCGGCCAAGCCGTTCGTGCCGGACTTCGGCAGCGCGAGCGCCAGCAGCGGAGGCGGCCGGATCCGCGGCGACATTCCGCTGCCGGAAGGGCGCCCATACTCGCTCGGCAACACCTCGATGGACGTCGCCTCAGTCGGCGCCACCACCGAAGTCTCGGCCTCGCGCAGCAGCCGCTCGAACCGGCAGGCGCTGGCGCCGAACCCGCGGGCGGTCTCTTACAATGTCGGCTCCGAAGAAGCCGATGCAGAACCGGCCAGCGCCCCGGTCCGCCGCAACGACGAGATCGGCAACCTGCTGTCGGCCCGCGGCCTGTACTGAGCGGCTCGATCCAGCCGCTCCAATCGTCTCAGTAATTTTCCTTCAGAAACGCGATCAGCGCCGCATTCACTTCATCGGGCTTTTCCTGCTGGATCCAATGTCCGGCGCCGTCGATGATCAGCTTCTGTTTCAGATTCGGCAGCACCCGCTCGATCGCGGCCAGATGCTTCCCGCTCATCTTGTCGGAAATCACCGGGTCGTTGCTGCCGGCAATGAACGCGGCGGGCTGGCGAATCTGAGCGCCTTGCCAGGGCGCGGTCAGCTCCCAGTTGCGATCGATATTGCGGTACCAATTGAGGCCGCCGCGGAAGCCGCTCTCTTTGTATTGCTCGGTGAAGAAGGCGAGTTCGGCCTCGGTCAGCCAGCTCGGCAGCGGCAGCGTGGCGGCTGACCGGCCGACGAAGCCGCGCCCTTCCGG from Rhodopseudomonas palustris carries:
- a CDS encoding septal ring lytic transglycosylase RlpA family protein; the protein is MGIRERDSKGRAARVVVAAGACLVLANCAQNGQFSRLDPKYGVSSSPRVVAFGEPVPKGGGTYRVGKPYVVAGRTYVPEENPHYRAEGLASWYGDDFHGRLTANGEVFDMASLSAAHPTLPIPSYARVTNMANGRSLIVRINDRGPYHGNRLIDVSNKAAELLEFKHRGTAKVRVEYVGRAPLEGSDDRQLIATLRQGEPAPAPTGVRIASAKPFVPDFGSASASSGGGRIRGDIPLPEGRPYSLGNTSMDVASVGATTEVSASRSSRSNRQALAPNPRAVSYNVGSEEADAEPASAPVRRNDEIGNLLSARGLY